The sequence below is a genomic window from Lolium perenne isolate Kyuss_39 chromosome 7, Kyuss_2.0, whole genome shotgun sequence.
gacgttccgaggaaacatggagttgtaaaccatggacaaggtcttggtacagaagtcaaggaaatcgcgagtttgagaggtgcgatcttggaatcgacaatttgtcgggtcctctgcagggtagcccaaaacaaagaaccatggtccagggaaaggttaacaaggaggttcgtcctagcatttaccctctcttcctcggcagcagcatcagtaaaggaacctatcaaaacaacgaaggggaaacctttaagagacatagcatgaggatgaaagatatcggaggatgaagcaagcatacccgacatatctgcactggcttcattcattaattcgagcatgaaattctctcgagtggttgccttttcagcctcggaagcagcaatttccttagcagccacggcctcgcgagcttgctgaagagcaactttttcggcttcagatgacttacgagattgttccatcatcacaagtgtttgcttcttcgcatcttTGAAGCTGCTTTGTCGaagctcatccagttcttgcgacaaggtatcgtcgacaggtgcagtatcagcaaaagttctcctcgcgcgagaagaagaaggcgaaacatcggaaggagcggaagatggagtatagttatcaaatatcaactgaaatttaaacaagacaacatcaaacaacaagcaaagatagagttttcattgatctctcggaataattacaaaggcattacagtggagctaaggaagtacgtgtcgccaaatggctactttggcgacaagagcaaaagaaacatagaaagaaaaataaagaggcatgcaactagacctccggccttgatgagctaggagtcgacgctggcttgatcccgagataggccaagatcttcttcgtgttgggcttggctgccttaatcaacgacctccatcttgattgctctatctgctcggtgtcgccaactttcatccagtcaatagtctgtcgactgtcagcaaccaacgcgacagtgttctcaatggcaaccttcatattctcttggcgcatcttcagtccaaggtcttccggtgtattgaacatcttggcaaggttgaggaaagtcgcaggctcctctttcttcgggaagaagtaggggaacaatgccgacaacactgcgctagcattcgacacaccttcacgaatctcggatccatgaagctccagataggaaagtgcgtcaaggacagggtcattgacaggattcgtcagatcaaaatcctggtttgtttgggctgtcaaggaaacaaagcattagtgaaaagacaagaaacaacgattctcatagaaatagaagggatcagcaaaattactgaaagtgcggcgactctgagttttcaggcgcttgaggattccttcttcacgagaagcttgcgcagctttgtgctcatccaaggcagctgtagcatcctcaagttttttctgcagttcctcgacaccagcagctttcgccttggcttcatcagcttcggcctcggctttgctagcagcgagttcggctttcttgcgagccgcctcactttgctcaagttttcgagcaagtgcgttggcgcgttcgttggcctctgcaagtttctctgtcgagatatggaaaagagagagaagaaagatcaaaatcgcgaaaagcaacaggagtaaaaaatcaaggaaaaacagcaagtataaaagtcgttaccttcgactctattagcatattcacggtatccaataaattgggaaccgatgcggagaagatctttgatcataggctgttcaaggtgaacacagcaagagaaacatcggcatgaaaaagagaaaaggtgtgaaaaaacaaaataaggaaaatatagatgtcgacaagcttacatcatctaagagcagagtcgacgaactgcccaactgaggggcaggttcaacaatcttttcaacccttgtcctttttggtgaaggagcaagggggcttgatggtggagtagtagtgacgacgttttgttgaggaggcgaggtttcttctccttcaactagcgtgtctgatgaAACTACTTTTCTtgtcgtgcttgtccgaggagccacgtcagtagttggtacttcttcctcgtcatcactgttgatcaaaaaatcggcagcataaaaagcaagacaagataaatatctcgagtaaaaaaaaaaaaaaaaagaaaggagggggagaaataaagacgacttacgagctgacgagggattcaacataaggatcgtaagctgccttcggatgagaaggaacaacttcttcagccttagaagtgccagaatcctcggcatcagtccttttccttttgttccttggagaaacagcaggaggaagggattgcgtcgactcactggcttcagactcaacttctttttcgtgagaagccgcagatttgtgagaacccgcgacttcactttcaggaatagaagaaccttgagtatcttcggcaatgatggcctgttcttcgacttctccatcctcaggaagaggaggaagggaagccatagtaggatggttctgcaagaaaatagcgacaaaagaaaatcagcgagataccaatacaatgagatgcaaggaaaagtttagaacaagacaaaaactcgagaagacaaaatacctcgggaagaggattggaagcactgtatggttctactcgacaagaggagggaataggatccttcttcgctagtcgagaaactcttcgaaccaatttctccaagtcctttacagaaagatcgttggagattctgttggcgtcgtttttgccagagtacgtccaaaggggatttttgcgagcctgaagaggctgcactctaatcctaaggaagtaggcagtgatttgaacaccagacagctctttgcctcgagtgttttgaagctgatgaatacgagacatgagtgcctctgtcgcctttttctcttcctcagaagcttcggcatcccaggagcggcggcgctgaattctggcacttccgtcgaaaggaactatgttgtgttcaacggagttggcgctttcttcgtgaatatagagccactttttgcgccatccttggacagaatcaggaaatttgacgtcgaaataatcgacatcagtacgaacacagataacaacgccacctatgttataagtgacgttgtgggagccattgcggcggaggcagaaaatacgtttccacagagcccaattgggagggattccgaggaagcattcgcaaagtgtgatgaaaatagaaatgtgaaggatggaattgggggtcaactggtgcagttgaatcccataaacaaaaagaaggccgcggaggaaatcgtgaattggggtcgaaagaccacggataaggtgatcaacaaaactaacccggtactccattggaggcttggggtagctttcttcgctgggaaagcggatggcgtcttccttcttcatgaggccaagcctcttcagcgtgttgatgtcctggttggagattttagatctctcccactcaagatcctcggcggccatcttggattccggagtactgtggcgagtg
It includes:
- the LOC139833960 gene encoding uncharacterized protein encodes the protein MAAEDLEWERSKISNQDINTLKRLGLMKKEDAIRFPSEESYPKPPMEYRVSFVDHLIRGLSTPIHDFLRGLLFVYGIQLHQLTPNSILHISIFITLCECFLGIPPNWALWKRIFCLRRNGSHNVTYNIGGVVICVRTDVDYFDVKFPDSVQGWRKKWLYIHEESANSVEHNIVPFDGSARIQRRRSWDAEASEEEKKATEALMSRIHQLQNTRGKELSGVQITAYFLRIRVQPLQARKNPLWTYSGKNDANRISNDLSVKDLEKLVRRVSRLAKKDPIPSSCRVEPYSASNPLPENHPTMASLPPLPEDGEVEEQAIIAEDTQGSSIPESEVAGSHKSAASHEKEVESEASESTQSLPPAVSPRNKRKRTDAEDSGTSKAEEVVPSHPKAAYDPYVESLVSS